One stretch of Corynebacterium imitans DNA includes these proteins:
- a CDS encoding SDR family oxidoreductase, whose protein sequence is MELNLDRKVVAVTGGKKGIGKGIVLSLAKEGAIPVVIDRNPIDEDFESALRAACEDFSYFTIDLRDTDKIQGVVDEVIGKYGSLYGVVNNAGANDNLGLEDTPWEQFEESLHANLSHYYELVRAALPHLKKSSGSILNIGSKTALTGQGHTSAYAAAKGAILGLTREWAAALAKDNVRSNAIIVAEAWTPLYEKWITSFGDEDAQRARLNEITQNIPLGARMTSVEEIADTAVFVLSPRSSHTTGQWIHVDGGYVHLDRALQQ, encoded by the coding sequence ATGGAGCTCAACCTAGACCGAAAGGTAGTCGCTGTTACTGGCGGCAAGAAGGGAATTGGCAAAGGCATCGTTCTTTCCTTAGCCAAGGAAGGTGCAATTCCCGTAGTTATAGACAGGAATCCAATTGATGAGGACTTCGAGTCCGCTCTCCGCGCTGCATGTGAAGATTTTTCGTACTTCACCATTGATCTCCGCGACACCGACAAAATCCAAGGTGTCGTTGATGAAGTCATCGGCAAATACGGTTCCCTATATGGAGTGGTAAATAATGCCGGCGCGAATGACAACCTGGGCCTAGAAGACACGCCATGGGAGCAGTTCGAGGAGTCGCTGCACGCAAATTTGTCTCATTATTACGAGCTGGTGCGAGCTGCTCTTCCCCATTTGAAGAAATCTTCAGGCTCGATTCTGAACATTGGATCCAAGACTGCGCTAACCGGACAGGGCCATACTTCCGCATATGCGGCTGCTAAAGGTGCCATCCTGGGCTTAACTCGAGAATGGGCAGCTGCACTTGCAAAGGATAATGTGCGAAGCAATGCGATCATTGTCGCTGAAGCCTGGACACCGCTCTATGAGAAATGGATCACTAGCTTTGGCGACGAAGACGCCCAAAGAGCGCGACTCAACGAGATCACCCAGAATATCCCGCTCGGAGCGCGGATGACTTCTGTGGAGGAGATTGCTGACACTGCAGTCTTCGTGCTCTCACCGCGTTCGTCGCACACAACCGGCCAATGGATTCATGTCGATGGCGGGTATGTTCACCTAGACCGTGCCCTACAGCAATAG
- a CDS encoding amidohydrolase family protein gives MSTLDIIDSHFHQWNLEQQTLPWLEAEPAALKRSFSVHELMHQYEQIDDVRLVGLVHIEADCEDPHEEHQLVRQLKTCVPTFGIVSRAQLSAEMDILADSNGVREVLHTPSAKPGRCLEESFLAGLELLSNHGLPFDAVVRPQEIPHIAKASRLVSDASIILNHVGNIATLSSESMQNLREFADTPNTFCKLSGIPVDEPDLAQEILQFVKNTFGTDRLLFASNWPVGGVREAVTQQVQLVRNVFGDDPAVFKNNASAIYHLGV, from the coding sequence TTGAGCACCCTTGACATTATCGACAGTCACTTTCACCAGTGGAATCTAGAGCAACAAACGCTGCCATGGCTAGAAGCTGAGCCCGCGGCCCTCAAGCGCTCTTTCTCTGTTCATGAATTGATGCACCAATATGAGCAGATCGACGACGTACGCCTGGTGGGGCTAGTCCACATCGAGGCTGACTGCGAAGATCCTCACGAGGAGCACCAACTAGTACGCCAACTAAAGACATGTGTTCCCACTTTTGGCATAGTCAGCAGGGCTCAGCTCTCTGCTGAGATGGACATACTCGCTGATTCCAATGGTGTCCGCGAAGTTCTCCACACCCCGTCAGCAAAACCAGGGCGCTGCCTCGAGGAAAGCTTCCTTGCAGGATTAGAGTTGCTCTCTAATCACGGTTTGCCATTCGATGCTGTAGTTCGGCCGCAAGAAATCCCTCACATTGCCAAAGCCTCCAGGCTGGTGTCGGACGCCTCAATTATTCTCAACCATGTCGGCAATATCGCCACCCTCAGCTCGGAAAGCATGCAAAACCTTCGCGAGTTCGCGGATACGCCAAATACCTTTTGCAAGTTGTCCGGCATTCCCGTTGATGAACCCGATCTCGCTCAAGAGATTCTGCAGTTTGTCAAAAATACCTTCGGTACTGATCGTTTATTGTTTGCTTCAAATTGGCCGGTAGGAGGAGTGAGGGAAGCAGTCACTCAGCAAGTACAGCTTGTGCGGAATGTCTTTGGGGATGATCCAGCAGTGTTCAAAAACAATGCATCCGCCATTTATCATTTAGGAGTATAA